Proteins from a genomic interval of Pseudomonas sp. RC10:
- a CDS encoding ABC transporter permease subunit gives MNDLANSSMTEKSSPERIDFNAPELQRQRRIRALKDRLTRWYVLVGGLAVLAAITLIFFYLAYVVAPLFQGAKLTAQTVQTPTWMQDAGKPLVLVLEEQNQVGLRVSDKGEALFFNIADGSELTRVALPIPAGAHVTSVAQDQPGKPLMAVGLSNGQVLVFKHAYPISYPGNKKTITPAITWPYGETPLVLDDAGRALEHVSLNANDTTLILAGATGAELHVLSLTQSENLMTGETTREQNRIALPQLSAMVKAIYVDPRQQWLYVINGRAQADVFSLQDRTLNGRYKLLEDANAETTASTQLVGGISLMIGSSRGNIAQWFMARDVDGEMRLQHIRDFKMSGAPISQITAEQRRKGFIAMDTSGKLGVFHSTAHRTLLIDPVASGPSVMALSPRADRIVVEDNGKLLPLTLNNPHPEVSWSALWDKVWYENYDEPKYIWQSTASNSDFEPKLSLAPLTYGTLKAAFYAMLLAAPLAIAAAIYTAYFMAPGMRRKVKPVIELMEAMPTVILGFFAGLFLAPYLEGHLPGIFSLLLLTPIGILLAGYLWTRLPDSIRLRVPDGWESAILIPVILLVGWFSLGMSSHMENWFFGGDMRSWITNDLGITYDQRNALVVGIAMGFAVIPNIYSIAEDAVFSVPRGLTLGSLALGATPWQTLMRVVLLTASPGIFSALMIGMGRAVGETMIVLMATGNTPIMDMNLFEGMRTLAANVAVEMPESEVGGSHYRVLFLAALVLLVFTFIMNTLAELIRQRLRKQYSSL, from the coding sequence ATGAATGATTTGGCCAATTCATCAATGACCGAGAAGTCCTCGCCTGAGCGCATTGATTTCAATGCGCCGGAGCTGCAACGCCAGCGTCGTATTCGTGCGCTCAAGGACCGACTGACGCGCTGGTACGTGTTGGTGGGTGGCCTCGCCGTTCTCGCGGCAATCACGCTGATCTTCTTTTATCTGGCCTACGTCGTCGCCCCTCTGTTTCAGGGCGCGAAGCTGACCGCCCAGACCGTACAGACTCCCACCTGGATGCAGGACGCTGGCAAACCGCTGGTGCTCGTCCTCGAAGAGCAGAATCAGGTCGGCCTGCGGGTCTCGGACAAGGGCGAAGCGCTGTTCTTCAATATCGCAGACGGAAGCGAGCTGACCCGTGTGGCGCTGCCAATCCCTGCTGGCGCGCACGTGACGTCGGTGGCGCAGGATCAGCCTGGCAAGCCGCTAATGGCGGTAGGTTTGTCCAATGGCCAGGTGCTGGTGTTCAAGCACGCCTACCCGATCAGCTACCCCGGCAACAAAAAGACCATCACCCCGGCTATCACGTGGCCCTACGGCGAAACCCCCTTGGTGTTGGATGACGCGGGGCGTGCACTTGAGCATGTCAGCCTCAACGCCAACGACACCACGCTGATTCTGGCGGGTGCCACCGGCGCGGAACTGCACGTGCTGTCGCTGACCCAGTCCGAAAACCTGATGACCGGCGAAACCACCCGCGAACAGAACCGCATTGCGCTGCCACAGCTGTCGGCCATGGTGAAAGCGATTTACGTCGATCCGCGCCAGCAGTGGCTGTACGTCATCAATGGTCGCGCCCAGGCCGACGTGTTCAGTCTGCAAGACCGTACGCTCAACGGTCGCTACAAACTGCTGGAAGACGCCAACGCTGAAACCACCGCCAGCACGCAGCTGGTGGGCGGCATTTCCCTGATGATCGGCAGTTCTCGCGGCAACATCGCCCAATGGTTCATGGCCCGCGACGTCGATGGCGAGATGCGCTTGCAGCATATCCGCGACTTCAAAATGAGCGGCGCGCCCATCTCGCAGATCACCGCCGAGCAACGCCGCAAAGGCTTCATTGCCATGGACACCTCCGGCAAGCTGGGCGTGTTCCACAGCACGGCCCATCGCACGTTACTCATCGATCCGGTCGCCAGCGGCCCGTCGGTCATGGCCCTGTCGCCGCGCGCTGATCGCATCGTCGTCGAAGACAACGGCAAGCTGCTGCCTTTGACCCTTAACAACCCGCACCCGGAAGTCTCATGGAGCGCGTTGTGGGACAAGGTCTGGTACGAGAACTACGACGAACCCAAATACATCTGGCAGTCCACGGCCTCGAACAGTGACTTCGAACCCAAGCTCAGCCTGGCCCCGCTCACCTACGGCACGCTCAAGGCCGCGTTCTACGCAATGCTGCTGGCCGCGCCGCTGGCCATTGCCGCTGCGATTTATACGGCCTACTTCATGGCACCGGGCATGCGCCGCAAGGTCAAGCCGGTCATCGAGCTGATGGAAGCCATGCCGACCGTCATCCTTGGCTTCTTCGCGGGGCTGTTTCTGGCGCCGTATCTGGAAGGGCATTTGCCGGGGATTTTCAGCCTGCTGCTTCTGACCCCCATCGGCATTCTGCTGGCGGGTTATCTGTGGACGCGCTTGCCTGATTCGATTCGCCTGCGCGTGCCCGACGGCTGGGAAAGCGCAATCCTGATTCCGGTCATTCTGCTGGTGGGCTGGTTCTCGTTGGGCATGAGTTCGCACATGGAGAACTGGTTCTTCGGCGGCGACATGCGTTCGTGGATCACCAACGATCTGGGCATCACCTATGATCAGCGCAACGCGTTGGTCGTCGGTATCGCGATGGGTTTTGCCGTGATCCCCAACATTTATTCGATTGCCGAAGACGCCGTGTTCAGCGTGCCTCGCGGCCTGACACTCGGCTCCCTGGCGCTGGGCGCCACGCCTTGGCAGACCTTGATGCGCGTGGTGTTGCTCACGGCCAGCCCCGGAATATTCTCGGCGCTGATGATCGGCATGGGCCGCGCGGTGGGCGAAACCATGATCGTGCTGATGGCCACGGGCAACACGCCAATCATGGACATGAACCTGTTCGAAGGCATGCGCACGCTCGCGGCCAACGTTGCGGTAGAGATGCCGGAATCCGAGGTGGGCGGCAGCCATTACCGCGTGTTGTTCCTCGCGGCGCTGGTGCTTCTGGTCTTCACCTTCATCATGAACACCTTGGCAGAGCTGATTCGTCAGCGCCTGCGCAAGCAGTATTCATCTCTCTAG
- a CDS encoding phosphate ABC transporter substrate-binding protein PstS family protein, protein MTFKRLMTALTFVAASVATASAVAAVDPAIKPYVKTSGVSGNLSSVGSDTLANLMTMWAEAYKKEYPTVNIQIQAAGSSTAPPALTEGTATIGPMSRKMKDGEMSAFEQKYGYKPTAIPVAVDALAVFVHKDNPIKGLTLQQVDAIFSATRLCGAKTDAKTWGDVGVTGDLAGKSIQLFGRNSVSGTYGYFKEVSLCKGDFKPNVNEQPGSASVVSSISSSLNGIGYSGIGYKTSSVRTVPLAKKEGDAFIEDNEANALNGTYPLARFLYVYVNKAPNKPLNPLEAEFVKLILSKQGQEVVTKDGYIPLPAKVVSKALADLGL, encoded by the coding sequence ATGACATTCAAGCGTTTGATGACTGCACTCACCTTTGTCGCAGCCAGCGTTGCCACCGCAAGCGCTGTTGCTGCGGTTGATCCGGCGATCAAACCTTACGTCAAAACCTCCGGCGTCTCGGGCAATCTGTCGAGCGTTGGCTCGGACACCTTGGCCAACCTGATGACCATGTGGGCCGAGGCTTACAAGAAAGAATACCCAACGGTGAACATCCAGATTCAGGCGGCGGGCTCGTCCACGGCGCCTCCGGCACTGACCGAAGGCACTGCAACCATTGGCCCTATGAGTCGCAAGATGAAGGACGGCGAGATGTCGGCCTTCGAGCAGAAATACGGCTACAAGCCAACCGCGATCCCGGTGGCGGTGGATGCGTTGGCGGTGTTCGTGCACAAGGACAACCCGATCAAGGGCCTGACCTTGCAGCAAGTGGACGCGATCTTCTCGGCCACTCGTCTTTGCGGTGCCAAGACGGACGCAAAAACCTGGGGGGACGTGGGCGTGACCGGGGATCTGGCGGGGAAGTCGATCCAGCTGTTTGGCCGCAATTCGGTTTCGGGCACTTACGGCTACTTCAAGGAAGTCTCGCTATGCAAGGGCGACTTCAAGCCCAACGTCAACGAGCAGCCCGGCTCCGCCTCGGTGGTCAGCTCCATCAGCAGCTCGCTGAACGGCATCGGTTATTCGGGCATTGGTTATAAAACGTCCAGCGTGCGCACCGTGCCGCTGGCCAAGAAAGAGGGCGATGCCTTCATCGAAGACAACGAAGCCAACGCGCTGAATGGCACGTACCCGCTGGCGCGGTTCCTTTATGTCTACGTGAACAAGGCGCCCAACAAGCCGCTCAACCCGCTGGAGGCCGAGTTCGTCAAACTGATCCTGTCAAAACAAGGTCAGGAAGTTGTCACGAAAGACGGGTACATTCCTCTACCAGCCAAGGTTGTCAGCAAAGCATTGGCTGATCTGGGGCTATAA
- a CDS encoding MFS transporter, whose amino-acid sequence MSSVSSSAAQSSRPLTRNDYKTLSLSALGGALEFYDFIIFVFFAAVVGKLFFPVDMPEWLRLMQTFGIFAAGYLARPLGGIVMAHFGDLLGRKKMFTLSIFLMAVPTLIMGLLPTYAQIGIWAPLLLLLMRVIQGAAIGGEVPGAWVFVSEHVPARNVGYACGTLTSGLTAGILLGSLVATWINSIYTPAEVSDYAWRIPFLLGGVFGLMSVYLRRWLHETPVFAELQLRKQLAEEVPLKAVLRDHRSAVVLSMALTWLLSAGVVVVILMTPTLLQTSYGFAPAVTLKANSLAIVMLSLGCIGAGALADRFGAGLVFLLGSLGLLVSSWTFYHTVGAYPDWLYPLYAITGLFVGTIGAVPFVMVKAFPPVVRFSGLSFSYNLAYAIFGGLTPMVVTLMLKANPMGPAWYVAILCALGMVIGVYLLKSKRA is encoded by the coding sequence ATGTCCTCTGTGTCTTCAAGTGCCGCGCAATCTTCGCGTCCGCTGACCCGCAACGATTACAAAACCCTGTCGCTTTCTGCCTTGGGCGGCGCGCTGGAATTCTACGATTTCATCATCTTCGTGTTCTTCGCCGCTGTGGTGGGCAAGCTGTTTTTCCCCGTGGACATGCCGGAATGGCTGCGTTTGATGCAAACGTTTGGCATTTTTGCCGCGGGCTATCTGGCGCGTCCGCTGGGCGGAATCGTGATGGCGCATTTCGGCGACCTGCTCGGCCGGAAGAAAATGTTCACCCTCAGTATTTTCCTGATGGCAGTGCCGACCCTGATCATGGGCCTGCTGCCGACCTATGCGCAGATTGGCATCTGGGCGCCGCTTTTGTTGCTGCTGATGCGGGTCATTCAAGGCGCCGCCATTGGTGGCGAAGTGCCGGGTGCGTGGGTATTCGTTTCCGAGCACGTTCCCGCACGTAACGTCGGTTACGCCTGTGGCACGCTCACCTCGGGTCTGACCGCAGGCATTTTGCTCGGCTCACTGGTCGCCACCTGGATCAACAGCATTTACACACCTGCCGAGGTTTCGGACTACGCCTGGCGTATTCCTTTCCTGCTCGGCGGGGTATTCGGTCTGATGTCGGTGTACCTGCGCCGTTGGCTGCACGAGACACCGGTGTTTGCCGAGCTGCAACTGCGCAAGCAATTGGCCGAGGAAGTACCGCTCAAGGCCGTTCTGCGTGATCATCGCAGTGCCGTCGTGTTGTCGATGGCCCTGACCTGGCTGCTGTCAGCGGGCGTCGTGGTGGTTATTCTCATGACCCCGACGCTGTTGCAGACCAGTTATGGCTTCGCACCCGCGGTCACACTCAAGGCCAACAGCCTGGCGATCGTGATGTTGAGTCTGGGCTGCATTGGCGCAGGCGCGCTGGCCGACCGCTTTGGTGCAGGCTTAGTCTTCCTGCTCGGCTCATTGGGTTTGCTGGTCAGCTCGTGGACCTTCTATCACACCGTCGGCGCTTACCCGGATTGGCTCTATCCGCTGTACGCCATCACCGGTCTGTTCGTCGGCACCATCGGCGCTGTGCCGTTCGTGATGGTAAAAGCCTTCCCGCCTGTCGTCCGATTCTCCGGGCTATCGTTCTCCTACAACCTGGCCTACGCGATCTTCGGCGGCCTGACCCCGATGGTCGTCACTCTGATGCTCAAGGCCAACCCGATGGGGCCTGCCTGGTATGTCGCGATTCTGTGCGCGCTGGGCATGGTGATTGGGGTGTATTTGCTGAAGAGTAAACGCGCCTGA
- a CDS encoding acyl-CoA thioesterase, translated as MNELEQEDPIPQGDLALQITALPRETNGFGDIYGGWLVAQMDLAGTAMASKVAGGRVATVAIDRMAFLVPVAVGAQLSFYTQTLEIGRSSIQMMVEVWSDDPLSSEWRKVTEAVFVFVAIDGSGRTRSVPARR; from the coding sequence ATGAATGAGTTAGAGCAAGAAGATCCAATCCCGCAGGGCGACCTCGCCTTGCAAATCACTGCCTTGCCGCGCGAAACCAACGGTTTCGGCGATATCTATGGCGGGTGGCTGGTCGCACAAATGGACTTGGCCGGCACAGCAATGGCCAGCAAAGTCGCAGGCGGACGTGTCGCCACCGTCGCGATTGACCGCATGGCATTTCTGGTCCCCGTGGCCGTAGGCGCGCAGCTGTCCTTTTATACCCAGACGCTGGAAATCGGCCGCAGCTCGATTCAGATGATGGTCGAAGTCTGGAGCGACGATCCGCTGTCCAGCGAATGGCGCAAGGTGACTGAGGCTGTCTTTGTGTTCGTTGCCATCGACGGCAGCGGGCGCACCCGGTCGGTTCCAGCCCGGCGCTGA
- a CDS encoding D-hexose-6-phosphate mutarotase, with product MPTPEVESIQLGELNCWRIRHGQAELVVAQQGAHVVSYQIDGDEPLIWSNPGAVFKHGKAIRGGMPVCWPWFGNFQRNPQSVQDMRQSSEPANAHGEVRAIDWELMGMGEDGDALIVEFIQPKAEGHLPGWPHTVGVKLQIRMDAALNVSLASFNAGPETVTLSQALHSYFAVSDVHQVSIEGLDGVKYLNTLESWETLNVQAGDITFSGETDRIYQDTPDLVSIVDPGWKRRIQIQTQGSKSSVVWNPWIEKTKTFSDMQADGWKSMVCVETANVMTDIVTLAPGEMHVMGVSIWAEPLGEE from the coding sequence ATGCCTACGCCAGAAGTCGAATCCATCCAGCTCGGTGAGCTGAACTGCTGGCGCATTCGCCACGGTCAAGCCGAACTGGTGGTCGCCCAGCAGGGCGCGCACGTCGTCAGCTATCAGATCGACGGCGATGAGCCGCTGATCTGGTCCAACCCCGGTGCGGTTTTCAAACACGGAAAAGCGATTCGCGGCGGCATGCCCGTGTGCTGGCCGTGGTTCGGCAATTTCCAGCGCAACCCGCAAAGCGTGCAGGACATGCGCCAGAGCAGCGAACCGGCGAACGCCCACGGCGAAGTCCGGGCCATCGACTGGGAGTTGATGGGGATGGGCGAAGACGGCGACGCGCTGATCGTCGAGTTCATTCAACCCAAGGCCGAAGGGCATTTACCGGGCTGGCCGCACACGGTAGGCGTGAAGCTGCAGATCCGCATGGACGCTGCGCTGAACGTCAGTCTTGCCAGCTTCAACGCGGGCCCTGAAACCGTCACGTTGAGCCAGGCGCTGCACAGCTATTTCGCGGTAAGCGACGTGCACCAAGTGAGCATCGAAGGTCTGGACGGCGTGAAGTACCTGAACACCTTGGAAAGTTGGGAGACGCTGAACGTGCAGGCCGGTGACATCACGTTCAGCGGCGAGACGGACCGTATCTATCAGGACACACCGGACTTGGTTTCCATCGTCGACCCTGGCTGGAAGCGTCGGATTCAAATCCAGACGCAGGGCTCGAAATCCTCCGTGGTCTGGAACCCGTGGATCGAGAAGACCAAGACGTTCAGTGACATGCAAGCCGACGGCTGGAAGAGCATGGTGTGCGTCGAGACCGCGAACGTCATGACCGACATCGTGACGCTCGCGCCGGGTGAGATGCATGTCATGGGCGTCAGCATCTGGGCTGAGCCTTTGGGCGAAGAATAA
- a CDS encoding DUF3299 domain-containing protein encodes MRRLLLISLLLVCGLARAADIPETDWLELMPKSDQKALEAMPEIDHNSPEAQGTFDSKGGLKQSKGLPAVMYSTKTVAAMDGKHIRLGGYPVPLETDAKGHATLFFLVPYPGACIHVPPPPPNQLVLVRYPKGLKIDDIYTPLWVIGTLKVEKVSNDLADAAYALDAGKVRVVTEADL; translated from the coding sequence ATGCGTCGTCTTCTTCTCATTTCCCTGCTGCTGGTCTGCGGACTGGCACGCGCCGCTGACATTCCTGAAACCGACTGGCTTGAGCTCATGCCCAAGTCGGATCAGAAAGCCCTCGAAGCCATGCCCGAAATCGATCACAACTCCCCGGAAGCCCAAGGGACGTTCGACAGCAAGGGTGGTTTGAAGCAAAGCAAGGGCTTGCCCGCCGTGATGTATTCGACCAAGACCGTCGCGGCCATGGACGGCAAGCACATTCGCCTGGGCGGTTATCCGGTCCCGCTGGAAACCGATGCCAAGGGTCACGCCACGCTGTTTTTCCTGGTGCCGTACCCAGGCGCGTGCATCCACGTGCCGCCACCGCCGCCTAATCAATTGGTGCTCGTGCGTTATCCGAAAGGCCTGAAGATCGATGACATCTACACACCGCTGTGGGTCATTGGCACGTTGAAGGTCGAGAAGGTCAGCAATGACTTGGCCGACGCGGCTTATGCGCTGGATGCAGGGAAAGTGCGGGTGGTGACTGAGGCGGATTTGTAA
- a CDS encoding GlsB/YeaQ/YmgE family stress response membrane protein: protein MGIIGTIFIGLIVGLLARFLKPGDDSMGWIMTIILGIAGSLVATYGGQALGIYQAGEGAGFLGALIGAIVLLVIYGLIKKK, encoded by the coding sequence ATGGGAATCATCGGAACCATCTTCATCGGCCTGATCGTGGGTCTGTTGGCTCGCTTTCTGAAGCCAGGCGACGACAGCATGGGCTGGATCATGACCATTATTCTGGGCATCGCCGGCTCGCTGGTGGCGACCTACGGTGGTCAGGCGCTGGGCATCTATCAAGCAGGCGAAGGCGCAGGTTTCCTCGGCGCACTAATAGGCGCGATTGTGCTGCTGGTGATCTACGGCTTGATCAAAAAGAAATGA